Below is a window of Tolypothrix bouteillei VB521301 DNA.
GGATAAAGTATCTCCTAAAAATTTCATTGTTGTGGCTTCACTGGCTCGATCGCTCACTTCGCGGTGTATAGCTAAAGCTTGCTGATACAATTCTTCCGCTTTGGCGTATTGATTTTGCTGTTGGTAAATTTGTCCTAGATGGCTCATTGTCACACCTTCCCCGGTGCGATCGCCCACTTCTCGATAAATAGCTAAGGCTTGCTGGTTTAATTCAATTGCTTGCTGATATTTGCTTAAATTGCTATGAACACGCGCAATATTATTAAGAGTGGCAGCAACCCCTAGTTTGTAATTATTTTCCTTGTAGATATTTAAAGCTTGTTGATATATCTTTAAAGCTTGGTCGTATTTACCTAAGTTTGCATATATTTGTCCAATATTATTAAGATTGATTGCTCTCCCTTGGAATTGAAAAGAGTCTTTACCAAAAGCATCACCAACAATAGCACGACTGACAAATTGTTGAGATGCTTGGGAGTTTTGACCGAGATAATCGTAAAGTAATTTAATATCTTGTTTGTTAACTTCTTCAGAATTAGTACTACTCAGTCTGTTATAAATATTTGCAGATTGCTCTGCGAGTTCTAAAGACTTCTGAGACTGACCCAAGCTAAAATAAGCCCCCGCGAGATTATTCATAGTTGCTGCTTGCGTACCTAAATAATTTGAGCAGCATTCTTGCAAACTGTTTAAAGCTTGTTGGTAAGAATTTACAGCTTGAGCATAGTTTCCTAAGTTAACATAAACTACACCAATATTATTTAGAGTTTGAATGCTGCCAATCTTATCATCACTGGTTTTTTGGAGAGCTAAACTTTGTTGATAAAAATCTAAAGCTTTGGCATACTGTCCCGTGCGAAAATAAACGCTACCCAGATCGCCAAGCATAATTGTTTCGCTTGTAGCATAGCTAGTATCTTTTGGGTTAGCGGCTTTTAGTTCTCGAAGAATCGCTAAACCATTTTGATACGCTTCTATAGCTTGAGGATACCGTCCCAAATTGACGTACACTTCACCTAGATAGGAAACAGGTATCCATTCATTTTGGCGATCGCGTGTTTTTCTGCGAATATCTAAAGAGGATTGAAAATATTCCAACGCTTGAGGATATTTACCTTGACGGAGATATACATATCCAATGTTCGTAAGGGAGTTAGCTTCCCCGGCTTTCGCACCGTATTTTTGGAAAATAGTTAAAGCCTGTTGAGATTGCGTTAACGCTGTTTGTAATTCATTCAAACCAACCAAATCCTTATAAATTAGACCTCCAGCGTTATTATTTAACATAACAGCTTCCGCGATCTGTTCTTCAGGTGTTGGAGTCGGTGCTTGTGCTAGAGATGGGGAAGCTAAAGCTAGGATCAGTGTTAAGGAAATAATAGGAAGTTGCATATATGTATTAATAGTGACAAGATTTTTTCTATGATAGTCGTAGTTCTAAGGAACCGCCAGGTTTGTGTTACTGCTAGATCTCAATACCTTTGCCAATTTCTCAAAAGCCCTACAGACTGGAAGTCTGTGGCTACATAAACCAAGCCCACCTGCGTGGGCTTTGGGTTTTAGCCCACGCAGGTGGGCTTTGTTTGTATAGCCTCACATTTCTAATGTGAGGGCGTTTTGGCAAAGGTATTGAGATCTTCAACTTCGTTCCCTTGTCTCCCTTGTCTCCCTTGTCCGGATCTCAAAAAGGATTGCTACATCTGCCGTGCCATTAAATTTGCAAATAATCCTTCTTGATTGACTAATTCCTCAAATTTACCTTGTTGAACAACTCGCCCAGCTTCAATGACATAAATTCGGTCGGCGTTCTGGATAGTGCTGAGGCGATGGGCAATAACGATGCGTGTTACTCCCAAATTGTCTAAGCTGGTACTAACGATAGCTTGGGTGCGATTATCTAAGGCACTGGTCGCTTCATCAAAAATAAGAATTTTAGGTTTTAATACTAAAGCACGGGCAATTAATAGTCGCTGTCTTTGTCCGCCAGACAGGTTTGTCCCTCCTTCGGAAATAACCGTGTGCATTTCCATTGGCATTGACTGAATATCTTCAGCAAAACCAGCCATGCGTGCTGCTTCCCAAGCTTCTTCCATTGTCACCAATGCGCCACTAGAAATATTTTCAAAAATCGAGGCGCTATTAATCCGCCCGTTTTGCAGCACTACACCAATTTGCCGCCGTACTGCAGATATATCTAGCCCTGATAAATCCTGCCCATCGTAGTAAATCGTCCCATCTTTGGGCGTTTCAAATCCCAACAACAGCCTGATAAGTGTGGATTTACCACTACCAGAAGGTCCTACTAAAGCAATAAATTCTCCTGGTTGTGCCTGAATGGTGACATCAGCTAAATTCAAGGGACCGTCTTCTCGGTAACGGAACGTTACGCGATCGACTTTAACTTTACCCGTTAATCGTCCCGGATCGCTTTTGCTAAGGTCAATTTCCGATTGAGCTTGAAAGATGGGCTTTGCCCGTTCCCAGAAAATGCTGATATCCAAAATGCTGACTATAGTATTACTTAATTGCGTTGTTCCAACAATAAATATGGCAAAGGCTGAGTTAAATGCTAAAAATTTACCTGTAGATAATCCTGCATCCCCTGCAGACGGGGCTTGAGTTATAAACGTGACCGCCAACCAAAAGATAATTATTGAACTGACAGTTGGCATAATGGTATTAAATATAGCTAAGATATCTTCAATGAATTCTGTACTCAATTTGAGTTTTAGCTGTTGACTGTACTTTTTTGCCCAATAAGCAAAGGCGCGGTCTTCTGCACTGGTGACACGGAGTTTAGACACGCCAGCAACCATCTGTACTGTAAAGCCAAAAATATCTCCCTCGATTTCTTCTAAAGGACGCAACTTTTGACGGTTCAGTACGCCGGAGACGGTGGTAAAGACGATTGTCACCAGTGCTACTCCTACTACCACTAAAGCCAATTGAGAACTGTAAACAAACAACAATCCCAAATTGAGTAAGGAAAAGACACTTGTAAAAATTGTGCGTAGTACTGTGTCACTGAGTTTCTGACGAATCTGAGTGATAACGGAAACACGAGATTGTAAATCCCCAATAGAATATTCACGAAAGAAAGATACTCGCAAATTTAATAATCTATCCCAGAGGGCTGCTTGGGAGTCTATACTGGCTTTAGTATCCAGTCTTAGGGTGGAAAAACCTTGAGCAATTTGAAAAATTATTGTGCCGATACTGGCGGCAAAAAGACCCAAGGCGATTTGTACTAATAAACCTCGGTCTGCGTCGGGAATAGCAGAATCAATGAGAACGGCAGTTGCTAAGGGAGTTAACATCCCCAGTAATGTGGCGATTGTACCTGTCAGGAGAATGACGAGCACTTCTTTGATTTGTCCTTGGAAAGCAAATACTAACAGATCGATAGCAGTGAGATGTTTGTCGGGTAGGGGACGATAAAACACATAGGCAAAGGGAGCTAGTGTTTGGGCAGTATCGTTATTTACAGGAATGCGAGTATGATTTGGGTCAAAAATTTCGTATTTTCTTGCACCCACCGGTAGCACTGCTACAGGACGGTTATCTTGCTGTGTATATGCCAAGAGGGGTCCAGTATCTTTTTGCCACCATTTATCGTTCAGTAAAACCCGCCTGATACGAATGCGCGATGCACGAGCGATCGCTTCTAGGGGTTCTTTAATCCGATTCATATCTTCGGAACGTGCAGGGGGCAAAATCTTTATTCCTAATGCTTTGCCTACCGCACCTGTAGCAATTAAAAGAGGTGTCTCTGATTGCAAAAATTCCGCTTGTTTTGGCTTGAGGACTGCTGCCAAATTACCTAAAGCACCAACTTTTGCTTGATGATTAAGTTGTTCTCGTGCTTGGAATTGCTGCCATTTTGCGGTTAACTCCTCCTGTTCTATTTGCATTAAAATTTGGCAGAAATCGCTATGGAGTTCGTTGAGAGCCACTTGGATAGTGTCCCAACTATTCAGTTTTTCAGGATAGGAAAACACGGGGGAAATCACGGCGCGATCGCCTGCACAACTACAGATATGTTTCCTCCAAATCTGCACTAACTCGAGAAACTTTTCTGGCTCGCATTTCTCCTCACTCTCTACAGTCAGTTGCCATAATAAACTATCTTCCATAGATACCGCTAAAATCTTATGCGTCTTAGCAGCTATCCCAAACAATGCTTCCCCCGCACGGACAGTAAACAGATAGCGGCGGACCCCCTCAAATCCTTGGTGAATGGGAATGGCAAACAGAGCGATCGCACCTGATTCAACCTGCCAAAATGTTTGAGTATTGTCGAATACTAAGGACTGATTACCTGTCAATAGTAATTTGGAATCATTCATCTTAATTTATAGTGGTTTTTAATTAATATTTCATTCATTTGTAGCAAATGTTTGGCGTTACTCAATCCATATATGAATCCTGGTTATCTCGATCTAAGCCCTCAACCTAGAAGAATTTACTGCTCCCTTCTCCTTTAAGGAGAAGCGAATCCCGACTGCATACTATTCAATTGAGTTGCCACTTCTGATGGTATATTGGTAAAGCGAATATAAAAACTATTAGATTCTGCTGCTTTGTCCAAGACTTTAGCATAAGTATCTTCGCTCACCGTGCTTTCTTCAGATAAGAAAAAATTTATCTTTAAATTAGTAAATGGTTGTACTTTTAAGGAGTTTTCTATTGAATCAAAATAAATTTGTCCCCCCTTTTCTGATAGTTTTACTAACTTCCCCATCCTGATACTGCTATCTACATCTTTGCCATCTAAGATTGCATATTTTAGGGAAATTGGTGCTAGAAGTTGCAAAAATATCTCTTCTTCTTGCTCCAGGTACAAATTGTATTCACCAGCAATTCCACCTACTTCATGTATCTCTATTGGTTGTTTCACTCCTTTTGCTTGTACTTTTTTAGAACCAATAATTTTGACAATAGAACCAGCCTCATTAACAGTTGAGTCGGAAACAAAAATCTGTCCGCCGACTGTATAAGATTCAATACGATAAGTTAAATTAACTTGACTCCCGATAATTCCATATTTAGTCCGTTTTTCTGAACCAATATTACCAACTACTACCTCTGCTGTATTGATCCCAATCCCCATTTCCAATTTTGGTAAACCCATGTGCTGCATTTTTTGATTCACAGATGACATTGCTAATTGCATCGCTACAGCACAAGCTATGGCTCTCTTAGCATCATCTTCTCTAGCAATGGGAGCGCCAAATAAAACTAAAATGCCATCACCCATAAACTCATCTATAGTCCCTTGATATTGAGTAATGACATCTGCCATATATCCCAAATAAAGGTTAATAATTTTGATAACTTCTTCAGCAGGTAATCTTTCAGAGGTCGCAGTAAAACCTCTTAAATCGGAAGTGAGAATAGTAATTTTTTTGCGTTCTCCACCCAGCTTTAAGCCTTCAGGATTTTCTAACAAATTTGCGACTACTTCATCGGTAAGGTAACGACCAAAAGTTTTGCGAATAGCTCCCGCAGTCCAGGCTATATAAGCTGTCACAGCAATTCCCGCACCTATTAATGCCATTAACGGTGGGACAATAGGAATCCACCACCCAGCAAGAAAAGCGAGATAACTACTACCTATAAGACAGCATACCGCTAGGAAAAGACTCAGAGGGGGAAATAGCGATCGCCTTTTAGAACTACCGCTATATCTTTGTTGCCATATCAATGCTGAGCCAATCAATGACCACAGAGAAATCCACAACCATTCCTGGGGCTTATTCCACGTTTTAATTAAGGGTCGGTTATCTAAAGTCGCACTTAAAATTTGACTGAGCGCATGGCTGTGAATAGCTACTCCAGCCATGCGTTTGGGTGCTGTTAAGACAGTGCTGCTATAAGGTGTATAGAATAGGTCTTTGAGACTTTCGGCTGTGGGACCAATCAATACAATGCGTCCCTTGAGTAAATCCTTTGGAGTGTGATTTTCTAACACATCTATAATGGAGATACGCTGAAAATTCTGCTTGGAATGACGATAATTTATAAGAACCTGATACCCTTGGTCTTCTGCTCTAACATAACCGCCATCATTGCCTTGAAATAACGGATAGATAGTATCTCCTGTTTTCACTAAAAAATTATCTGTTTGTCCGACATAAACATCGCGCTCGTGCAGATAGAGATATGCTAGTTTAAAAGCAAAACTAAATACATTCTCCCCATTTTTATCGGCTAAATACAGCAAACTCCGCCGAACTTTACCATCTCCATCTAAAGGAAAATCATTTGCACCTACCTGTCCCAGTTTTTTGAGCACTGGTGGTGGTGCAACTGCTGAACTATCATCACTCTCAGCAACTTTTTGCACGCCAACTAAATTGGGTGTAGACTCAAAGACTTTCACTAAAGAATCATGACCGGAGCCTACTGGTAAATCTCGATAGAGATCGAGACCTATCGCGCTAGGTTTGTGTTGTTTTATATTTTCTAAAATTTTTGCTAATAAACCATCAGGTATAGGCCAATGACCGCGCTTACCAAGTTTTTGGACATCTGATTCATTAATTTCTACAATGACAATGCGCGAGTCAACAGGCTCCAGAGAACGCAACGAAAACATTCGATCTAATGCAGCTAATTCCAACATCTGCAATAGTCCACTCAAGCGCAGGAGTAATACAACTATGACTGCACTGGGAGTAGCAATTAATATCCCGCGCCATCGCCAAATTTGTATTTTAATTGAACGCCACATACAGCATTTGATTTTGGGAGTGGTTTCTTTCAGGTATAAATTGCTGTTGTATCTTGGTGAAGGAATTGCGAGCGCGAAGCGGCTGCAAAGCAGCATCGCCCTTGGCGCAAGCGAAGCTATCGCGCTGTAGGAGCAGAGGCGCAGAGAAAATGAGAATTTTGAGGTTAAAAGACATGAATTTGCTTCTCTGGTTGTACAAAATTTATAAACTATTTAGTTTTAATAGTGTTGCTAGCTACCAACGGTTGCGAAACTAAGTTTTTTAAGCCGACTGACTCTAAAAATGTTTGCCAATTAGCTAGAATCGTGCGCTCCCTGGGGTTAGCAAGACGTTGCTGCACTATAGTATGTAACGCTTCATACCAAATACCTGTCTTAGCATACATTTGGGAGAGTTGTTTGGGATTTGTTTTGGCTAGCTGCTGTGATAAAGCAGGAGTTGTTGGGATACGTTCTACCCATCCATCAACAGCCATCTCTTTCTCTGATTCTTCGGAATTGCAAGCGATGGCAAAATACCAATGGTATTGTTTGCCAACTTTGAGAGCAGGTGTATTAGATGGGAGAGTAAAGCCAATAATTCCCGGTTTGTTAGGAAGTTTAACAGTTGTTTCGTAGACTATATTGTTGTTATCTAGCAGGGATAAGTGAGCTGTTTGTGCAGTTATTTGCGGTACAAACCAATAAAAAGTCGGACGTTCAGCTAAAGTTAAACCTAACTTACTTGCAGGTATTAAAGGAATTAACTTTTCTTGACTTGCTAAATCGCAGGAATCACCGCGACTTCCCCCACCTGCTGTAGTCTGTGGAGCTTTGCGGTTTGGTGGTATGAAGTTCTGACTTATTTGCCAGTTATCCCATCTTAAAGTCACTGGTGATTCAGATCTTCCTACTTGAGAAGAACTAGAGATCGTTGCTAATACCAAAGAAACTGGAATTGTTATAAGATTTATAAACTTTTTTTTCCAATTCATATTAAGTACGGTTAATTTTCCACCTTATAAAGGACAAAAAATAGAAAAAAGCTTGCAAGGGACATAGAGAAGGGTTTTCACAGACAGTTACGACACGATCGAAGAAACCCTATGAACCAGATTAACCTATGGTGTCAAAATTGACAGTATAGTTCTTGGCGTGACAGATAATTTTATTACACTTATAATCTAGATTTGATCCTATGAGCGGACAATTGCTAACTCATTTTCCTAATTTTGCGGTTTTTAAGGATCGCGATATTGCTTGGATGATAAATATCGGTAAATATACGGAATACCGTACTGGTGAAATTCTGCTTCGAGAAGGTCAAGAAATTATTGACACAGTGGAAATTCTATTAGAAGGAGCATTGAGTATTGGTGTTTCTCCTACAGGAAATATAGAAGATGCTGTTGAAATTGAGCGCGTAACAGCTGGCGAAGTTGTAGAATTTCTATCTTTTATAGATAATCGTCCTCCATCTAGCACTTGTACCGCCTTAGAACCCTCACGGGTATTATCGTTACCCAGACATTTATTAATTAAAAAATTGGAGAACGATACAGAATTTGCTGCCCGTTTTTATCAAATGTTATCTATTTTTCTGTCGAAGCAGTTGCGAAAATTAACTGATTTTCTTATTAAAAACAAAGTAGTACCGGGAGAACCGTTACGCAAAGTTTTATTTGTCTTTGCTATCTTGAATGATGCTGATATTGATTGGATGATTGCTCGAGGCGTTAGAATGAAAGTTCATTCTGGGACGGTGCTTATAGAGGAAGGTCAACCGCCAGAAGCCTTATATATATTGTTAGATGGAAAATTAGGTATTTTTGTAACCAGCCAACAGACTGAATCGGGACAAAAAGAAATTGCTACATCAGTCAAGGGTGAAATTTTGGGAGAAATGTCCTTTGTAGAAATGACAACCGCCTCCGCTACAGTCAAAGCAGCAGAATCTGCTGTATTATTGGCACTACCAAAGCACATCCTCATGGAAAAATTAAAACAAGATACAGGATTTACAGCCAGGTTTTATCGAGCGATCGCGGTAGTGTTAGCGGATAGAATTCGCGATCGGTTATTCCGCCGGGGATTTGGCAAACTAGCCTACCAACTAGACCCAGTTTTAACAGAAGATATTGAAGTTGAAGATGAACTTGACTTAGATACCCTAGACAATACCGCCCTAGCAGGTGCTAGATTTGACTGGATGATTAAACGCCTCAATAGGCAATAATTAATTTCTTATTATTTTACAAAATATTTCTACAAGAGCTATAACATATATGGCTGAAAAAGACAGTCTATTTCGCAAGGAATCACTGGAGCGTTTATCTTCTCCAGAAAGATTGGATCGATTAATGCAGTTGGTCAACCCTCTCGATTGGCTACCCTTGACGGCGTTAGGTAGTTTTATCCTCATTGGGTTGGTTTGGAGTGTTTTTGGACGTATTCCCATCACTGTTTCAGGGAAAGGAGTGCTTATTCAACCCTATCAAGTCATCACTTTTGAGTCTCCCATTTCAGGACAATTAAAAAGTCTAAATATCAAACCTGGACAGTGTATTGAAAAAGGACATATCCTAGCTACAATCGATCCCACCGATCTTAAGCAACAGTTGCAATTGCAACGCACGAAAATCGCCGAATTACAAGCACAAAGCCAGTCTTCTATTTTACTTCAGCAACAGCATACAATGAAGGAAAAAGAAGCGATCGCATCTGCAAGGGCTAGTTATATTCAACGGTTGCGGGATACCCAAACACTCACACCTGCGTTTTATGAAAAAGGTTTAAATGCGATCCGCGAACAGCGTATAAGTCTACAACAACGCCTCAAAGATGCTCGGGGTCTTGTTCCCGTACTGAAACACAGATTTCAAGAGCGTCAGCAACTTTTAGATGTAGGAGCAATTGCCAAAGATACTTTATTACAAGCAGAGCAAGAATACAAACAAGGACGCCAAACTGTCTATGATATCCAAGCGCAACTTAAGCAATTAGATGTAGAAGAAACAGAAGCCCAACAGAGATACTTACAAAATCTGAGTTCTGTAGGAGAACTGCAAACGCAATTGAAAGACTTAGAAACTAGGAGTAAACGAATTGACCAGGAAAACGTAGAAAACCTTAATAAAAACTTTAATCAAATTCAAGAAGTCAATCGAGCGATCGCTCAACTAGAAAAACAAATATTAGATAATAGCCAAATTGTCAGTCTTAATAGTGGTTGTGTCTTGGAAACCTCTGCTTTCGTTGGTCAAGTTGTCAGTCCCGCGACTCCCATTGCATCTGTGAATCTTCGACAAAATAACACCCCATTGATAGCCATTTCCTACTTTAGCATCAAAGATGGCAAGCAGATTCAACCAGGAATGACTATGCAAATTACCCCCGACTCGGTGAAAAGAGAACGCTTTGGCGGTATTGTTGCTAAAATCACTTCGGTTCCTCCCTTACCTGTCACTAAAGAAGGTGCAAATTCTGCGATCGGCAATCCCGATTTAGCAGCCAAAATTTTACCAACTGGTGGCGGAGATATGGAAGTGCGAGCAGAGATGGTACTTGAGCCGTCTACCTTTAGTGGCTATCGTTGGTCTTCCTCCCAAGGACCAAAATTAAAAATTTCTGCGGGAACGACTACCACCGTGCGGGTAAAAGTAGCAGAACAAGCACCGATCGCTTATCTCTTACCAATTATACGTGAATTTACTGGCATTGACTAATAAATTTCTCATGACTCCCCGCGCCTGGAGTAGGAGCTTTAAAATTCTTAGAAAGCAAATATTTGTATAAGAAATGCACTTAGTTTTATCCAAATACTTATCAAACTTAAATCCCTTCCGTAAAAGAAAGCCACCGTTAGAATTAGAAACAGCAAAAAGTCAAAGTTCCTGTCGCGTCAAAACTCCGAGCCTCTTGCAAATGGAAGCCGTGGAGTGCGGTGCAGCTGCTTTGGGAATTATTTTGGCTTACTACCATAAAATTGTTCCTCTAGCAGAATTACGGCAAAATTGCGGCGTTTCCCGTGATGGTAGTAAAGCTTCCAATATTATTAAAGCTGCCAGAAACTACGGAATGCAAGCTAAAGGTTTTAAAAAGCAGTTGGCACAATTAAAAATACTCCGCCCGCCGTATATTGTCTTTTGGAATTTCAATCACTTTTTAGTAGTTGAAGGATTTAAAAAAGATTGGGTTTATCTTAACGATCCAGCTACAGGTCCAAGGCGAATTTCTTTACAGGAATTTGATGAAGCTTATACGGGGGTAGTTCTCGTGATGGAACCAGGAACAGAATTTCAAAAAGGAGGTCGCAAGCCTAGCTTAATCGGCTCATTACTCGCTCGTTTGCAGAATTCTTGGGGACCTATTCTTTATTGTTTGCTAACGGGATTTTTTTTAGTGATTCCAGGGTTTGTCCTACCAGTTTTCAACCAGGTATTTGTAGATAATATCTTAGTAGAAAATCGTACAGACTGGCTTCGTCCCCTGATTTTGGGGATGACAATTACTATGGTTATTCAGGCATGGTTGACATTACTCCAAAGACGCTTTCTCCGGAAACTGAATATAAAATTATCGGTAGAAATGTCAGGGCAATTTATTCATCATATTTTGCAATTGCCAGTAGGATTTTATGCTCAAAGATTTGCCGGAGAAATTAGCAGTCGGATTAAGATTAATACTAAAGTAGCTGAAGTGTTATCGGGTCAATTAGCTAGAACTGTTATTGATAGTGTGATGCTGGTATTTTATGCCACAGTCATGTTAGCCTACGATCGTATGCTAACTGCGATCGCTATCTGTTTTGCTGCCATTAATATATTGACATTGCAAGCAGTTTCACGACAACGTACAGATATTTATACGCGAACCATCCAAGACAGAGGCAAAGTAGCAGGTACTGAAATCGCCGGTCTCCAGAGCATGGAAACTCTGAAAGCATCAGCATTAGAATCTGATTTTTTTGCCCGTTGGTCTGGCTATTACACCAAATTTATCAACGGTCAGCAAGAACTAAGCATTACCAATCAATTCTTAGGTCTTTTACCTACATTTTTAACTGGTTTGAGCTCTCTAGCAATTTTAGCGATTGGGGGGCTACGGGTGATGGATGGACACTTAAGTATTGGAATGTTAGTTGCTTTTCAAAGTTTAATGACAAGCTTTCTCACTCCAGTAAACTCTCTCATCAATTTTGGCAGTACCCTTCAAGAACTAGAAGGTGACTTGAACCGCTTAGATGATGTGTTGCAAAACCCTATCGATCCAGAATTAGACAGTCAAAATTTACTTATTTCGCCAAAACCGCTACAGTATGCTTCATACTGCCAACTTCAGGGATATGTAGAATTAAAAAATGTCAGCTTTGGATATTCGCGAACCGATCCTCCCCTCATTCAAGATTTAAGTTTTCAGATCAAACCAGGAGAAAGGGTCGCCTTCGTTGGGGGTAGTGGTTCTGGTAAATCCACAGTTGCCAAATTAGTCGCAGGGCTTTATCAACCTTGGTCCGGTCAAATTCTCTTTGATGGTATTCCCAGAGAACAAATTCCCAGAGCAATACTATCTAATTCTCTGGCAATGGTAGAACAGGAGATTTTTTTGTATGCTGGAACTGTCCGCGAGAATTTGACCTTGTGGGATGACACAGTATCTAATTCTCAACTAGTGCGAGCATGCATTGATGCGGCAATTCATGAAGTGATTCTAGCCTTACCTGGAGGATATGAAGGAAATCTTTTAGAAGGTGCGGCTAATTTTAGTGGCGGACAACGCCAGCGTTTAGAAATTGCTCGTGCAT
It encodes the following:
- a CDS encoding CHASE2 domain-containing protein, producing the protein MWRSIKIQIWRWRGILIATPSAVIVVLLLRLSGLLQMLELAALDRMFSLRSLEPVDSRIVIVEINESDVQKLGKRGHWPIPDGLLAKILENIKQHKPSAIGLDLYRDLPVGSGHDSLVKVFESTPNLVGVQKVAESDDSSAVAPPPVLKKLGQVGANDFPLDGDGKVRRSLLYLADKNGENVFSFAFKLAYLYLHERDVYVGQTDNFLVKTGDTIYPLFQGNDGGYVRAEDQGYQVLINYRHSKQNFQRISIIDVLENHTPKDLLKGRIVLIGPTAESLKDLFYTPYSSTVLTAPKRMAGVAIHSHALSQILSATLDNRPLIKTWNKPQEWLWISLWSLIGSALIWQQRYSGSSKRRSLFPPLSLFLAVCCLIGSSYLAFLAGWWIPIVPPLMALIGAGIAVTAYIAWTAGAIRKTFGRYLTDEVVANLLENPEGLKLGGERKKITILTSDLRGFTATSERLPAEEVIKIINLYLGYMADVITQYQGTIDEFMGDGILVLFGAPIAREDDAKRAIACAVAMQLAMSSVNQKMQHMGLPKLEMGIGINTAEVVVGNIGSEKRTKYGIIGSQVNLTYRIESYTVGGQIFVSDSTVNEAGSIVKIIGSKKVQAKGVKQPIEIHEVGGIAGEYNLYLEQEEEIFLQLLAPISLKYAILDGKDVDSSIRMGKLVKLSEKGGQIYFDSIENSLKVQPFTNLKINFFLSEESTVSEDTYAKVLDKAAESNSFYIRFTNIPSEVATQLNSMQSGFASP
- a CDS encoding NHLP bacteriocin system secretion protein — translated: MAEKDSLFRKESLERLSSPERLDRLMQLVNPLDWLPLTALGSFILIGLVWSVFGRIPITVSGKGVLIQPYQVITFESPISGQLKSLNIKPGQCIEKGHILATIDPTDLKQQLQLQRTKIAELQAQSQSSILLQQQHTMKEKEAIASARASYIQRLRDTQTLTPAFYEKGLNAIREQRISLQQRLKDARGLVPVLKHRFQERQQLLDVGAIAKDTLLQAEQEYKQGRQTVYDIQAQLKQLDVEETEAQQRYLQNLSSVGELQTQLKDLETRSKRIDQENVENLNKNFNQIQEVNRAIAQLEKQILDNSQIVSLNSGCVLETSAFVGQVVSPATPIASVNLRQNNTPLIAISYFSIKDGKQIQPGMTMQITPDSVKRERFGGIVAKITSVPPLPVTKEGANSAIGNPDLAAKILPTGGGDMEVRAEMVLEPSTFSGYRWSSSQGPKLKISAGTTTTVRVKVAEQAPIAYLLPIIREFTGID
- a CDS encoding NHLP bacteriocin export ABC transporter permease/ATPase subunit encodes the protein MNDSKLLLTGNQSLVFDNTQTFWQVESGAIALFAIPIHQGFEGVRRYLFTVRAGEALFGIAAKTHKILAVSMEDSLLWQLTVESEEKCEPEKFLELVQIWRKHICSCAGDRAVISPVFSYPEKLNSWDTIQVALNELHSDFCQILMQIEQEELTAKWQQFQAREQLNHQAKVGALGNLAAVLKPKQAEFLQSETPLLIATGAVGKALGIKILPPARSEDMNRIKEPLEAIARASRIRIRRVLLNDKWWQKDTGPLLAYTQQDNRPVAVLPVGARKYEIFDPNHTRIPVNNDTAQTLAPFAYVFYRPLPDKHLTAIDLLVFAFQGQIKEVLVILLTGTIATLLGMLTPLATAVLIDSAIPDADRGLLVQIALGLFAASIGTIIFQIAQGFSTLRLDTKASIDSQAALWDRLLNLRVSFFREYSIGDLQSRVSVITQIRQKLSDTVLRTIFTSVFSLLNLGLLFVYSSQLALVVVGVALVTIVFTTVSGVLNRQKLRPLEEIEGDIFGFTVQMVAGVSKLRVTSAEDRAFAYWAKKYSQQLKLKLSTEFIEDILAIFNTIMPTVSSIIIFWLAVTFITQAPSAGDAGLSTGKFLAFNSAFAIFIVGTTQLSNTIVSILDISIFWERAKPIFQAQSEIDLSKSDPGRLTGKVKVDRVTFRYREDGPLNLADVTIQAQPGEFIALVGPSGSGKSTLIRLLLGFETPKDGTIYYDGQDLSGLDISAVRRQIGVVLQNGRINSASIFENISSGALVTMEEAWEAARMAGFAEDIQSMPMEMHTVISEGGTNLSGGQRQRLLIARALVLKPKILIFDEATSALDNRTQAIVSTSLDNLGVTRIVIAHRLSTIQNADRIYVIEAGRVVQQGKFEELVNQEGLFANLMARQM
- a CDS encoding cyclic nucleotide-binding domain-containing protein, with product MSGQLLTHFPNFAVFKDRDIAWMINIGKYTEYRTGEILLREGQEIIDTVEILLEGALSIGVSPTGNIEDAVEIERVTAGEVVEFLSFIDNRPPSSTCTALEPSRVLSLPRHLLIKKLENDTEFAARFYQMLSIFLSKQLRKLTDFLIKNKVVPGEPLRKVLFVFAILNDADIDWMIARGVRMKVHSGTVLIEEGQPPEALYILLDGKLGIFVTSQQTESGQKEIATSVKGEILGEMSFVEMTTASATVKAAESAVLLALPKHILMEKLKQDTGFTARFYRAIAVVLADRIRDRLFRRGFGKLAYQLDPVLTEDIEVEDELDLDTLDNTALAGARFDWMIKRLNRQ
- a CDS encoding DUF928 domain-containing protein, whose amino-acid sequence is MNWKKKFINLITIPVSLVLATISSSSQVGRSESPVTLRWDNWQISQNFIPPNRKAPQTTAGGGSRGDSCDLASQEKLIPLIPASKLGLTLAERPTFYWFVPQITAQTAHLSLLDNNNIVYETTVKLPNKPGIIGFTLPSNTPALKVGKQYHWYFAIACNSEESEKEMAVDGWVERIPTTPALSQQLAKTNPKQLSQMYAKTGIWYEALHTIVQQRLANPRERTILANWQTFLESVGLKNLVSQPLVASNTIKTK